The following are encoded together in the Mesoterricola sediminis genome:
- a CDS encoding carbohydrate binding family 9 domain-containing protein has protein sequence MGRSILGALLACALGAVALAGDPAPPPLVLRPVRLEKGPELRGDLSDPAWAQARLPDGAWGTYNPARGGAFTERTEVYLAYDAEALYVGFRCHDSQPGTIKASLSKRDDLWGDDWVGLSLDTFGTRHSAIHLFVNPLGIQGDALDSLASGEDSSPDWVWESKGARFPGGYTVELRLPFKSIRFKSGTDVRMGILFWRKITRLGISGSWPAMKAGDWVYQTHLPLQFAKLDAPLRLEVLPSVTYGRTSVHAAPGRWDRASSTELGIGVKAGLTSSITADLTYNPDFSQVESDAFQVEVNQRYPIFYSEKRPFFMESMGIFSLAGPSGDANMQVAVHTRKIVDPKWGAKVTGDEGPLSFGVLAAGDRAPGQAWADGENPGLGHAAAWTIARGLYGFGQGEYAGALWGSRAFDGGWNRVAGADFQIRPAAGQTLAGNVLQSWSADPGVADRKAGTGALLLWSYASRSLDLQATSEHYDPDFRMDTAFYNRTGIDQHTFYVGPNFHPKDSWITKVNPFLFGYVIHDNVTGLTDYLALAALRLNTVHGGSLRFDLQRVREGWKGLLFTKTVYRVNGGVWATRWLNVSGTLRYGRDVYYEADVPFQGPTRSVTGSLVLQPSQELRWTLDLNRVRMDAPDTGAPVFDVRTVNSQVTYQFNSSFFLRATVRTDSWRRRMLTDYLASFTYIPGTVLFLGYGEIQDKAEWVEGQWKPQGSRYEPMQRSLFFKVSYLWRN, from the coding sequence ATGGGGCGAAGCATCCTGGGGGCCCTCCTCGCGTGCGCGCTGGGCGCGGTCGCCCTGGCCGGGGACCCGGCCCCGCCACCGCTGGTCCTGCGGCCGGTTCGTCTGGAAAAGGGCCCGGAGCTCCGGGGGGACCTGAGCGATCCGGCCTGGGCCCAGGCCCGGCTCCCGGACGGGGCCTGGGGCACGTACAACCCCGCGCGCGGCGGGGCCTTCACGGAGCGCACGGAGGTCTACCTGGCCTACGACGCCGAGGCCCTGTACGTGGGTTTCCGATGCCACGACAGCCAGCCCGGGACCATCAAGGCGAGCCTCAGCAAGCGGGACGATCTGTGGGGCGACGACTGGGTGGGCCTCTCCCTGGACACCTTCGGCACCCGCCACAGCGCCATCCACCTCTTCGTGAACCCCCTGGGCATCCAGGGCGACGCCCTGGATTCCCTGGCCAGCGGGGAGGATTCGAGCCCCGACTGGGTCTGGGAATCCAAGGGTGCCCGCTTCCCGGGCGGCTACACCGTCGAGCTCCGGCTCCCCTTCAAGAGCATCCGGTTCAAGAGCGGCACCGACGTGCGCATGGGCATCCTCTTCTGGCGGAAGATCACCCGCCTGGGCATCAGCGGATCCTGGCCGGCCATGAAGGCGGGGGACTGGGTGTACCAGACCCACCTCCCCCTCCAGTTCGCGAAGCTGGACGCCCCCCTGCGCCTGGAGGTCCTGCCCAGCGTCACGTACGGCCGGACATCGGTGCACGCGGCCCCGGGGCGCTGGGACCGGGCGTCCTCCACGGAGCTGGGCATCGGGGTGAAGGCGGGCCTGACCTCCTCCATCACCGCCGACCTCACCTACAACCCGGACTTCAGCCAGGTGGAGAGCGACGCCTTCCAGGTGGAGGTGAACCAGCGCTACCCGATCTTCTACAGCGAGAAGCGCCCCTTCTTCATGGAGAGCATGGGGATCTTCAGCCTGGCGGGGCCCAGCGGCGACGCCAACATGCAGGTCGCCGTCCACACCCGGAAGATCGTCGATCCCAAGTGGGGCGCCAAGGTCACCGGCGACGAGGGGCCCCTCTCCTTCGGCGTCCTGGCCGCGGGGGACCGGGCCCCGGGCCAGGCCTGGGCGGACGGGGAGAACCCCGGCCTCGGCCATGCGGCGGCGTGGACCATCGCCCGGGGCCTCTACGGGTTCGGCCAGGGCGAGTACGCCGGGGCCCTGTGGGGCAGCCGCGCCTTCGACGGCGGCTGGAACCGGGTCGCCGGCGCGGATTTCCAGATCCGGCCCGCCGCGGGCCAGACCCTGGCGGGCAACGTGCTCCAGTCCTGGTCCGCCGACCCCGGCGTCGCCGACCGGAAGGCGGGGACCGGGGCCCTCCTCCTGTGGAGCTACGCCTCCCGGTCCCTGGACCTCCAGGCGACCTCGGAGCACTACGACCCTGACTTCCGCATGGACACGGCCTTCTACAACCGGACCGGGATCGACCAGCACACCTTCTACGTCGGGCCGAACTTCCACCCGAAGGATTCGTGGATCACCAAGGTGAACCCCTTCCTCTTCGGCTACGTCATCCATGACAACGTCACCGGCCTCACCGACTACCTCGCCCTCGCCGCCCTCCGCCTCAATACGGTGCACGGGGGCAGCCTGAGGTTCGACCTCCAGCGCGTGCGGGAGGGCTGGAAGGGCCTGCTCTTCACGAAGACGGTCTACAGGGTCAACGGCGGCGTCTGGGCCACCCGCTGGCTGAACGTCTCCGGGACCCTCCGCTACGGCCGCGATGTCTACTACGAGGCCGACGTCCCCTTCCAGGGCCCGACCCGGTCCGTCACCGGCAGCCTCGTCCTCCAGCCCAGCCAGGAGCTCCGCTGGACCCTGGACCTGAACCGCGTGCGCATGGACGCCCCGGACACGGGGGCGCCCGTCTTCGACGTGCGGACCGTGAACAGCCAAGTCACCTACCAGTTCAACAGCAGCTTCTTCCTGAGGGCCACCGTCCGCACCGACTCCTGGCGCCGCCGGATGCTCACGGACTACCTGGCCTCCTTCACCTACATCCCCGGCACCGTGCTCTTCCTCGGCTACGGCGAGATCCAGGACAAGGCCGAGTGGGTGGAGGGCCAGTGGAAGCCGCAGGGCTCGCGCTACGAGCCCATGCAGCGGAGCCTCTTCTTCAAGGTGAGCTACCTCTGGCGGAACTAG
- a CDS encoding carbohydrate kinase family protein, whose protein sequence is MRPLVIGIGELLWDVFPEGRRLGGAPANFAFHVSRLGCRGAVVSRVGDDANGRDALAFLDRTGVDRSRVQVDPDLPTSTVDVTVDPEGRPTYRIHRPIAWDAIACPDALRSWAPEAAAICYGSLACRDPRSRESILAFLACAGRGCLRVLDINLRRDCWEPAGILALLGYCDVLKLNEDEFPVVADLCGLRPDLQALRAGLGLRLVALTLGERGSILCSEEERIEAPGLSVPVRDTVGAGDAFTAALVAGLVFGQDLRTLQRRATRLSAFVCTQAGATPETADFLRRDPHFR, encoded by the coding sequence GTGCGCCCGCTGGTCATCGGCATCGGCGAGCTGCTCTGGGACGTGTTCCCCGAAGGCCGCCGGCTGGGCGGGGCCCCCGCCAACTTCGCCTTCCACGTGTCCCGGCTCGGATGCCGGGGTGCGGTCGTCAGCCGGGTCGGTGATGACGCGAACGGCCGGGACGCCCTGGCCTTCCTGGACCGCACCGGCGTCGACCGCAGCCGGGTCCAGGTGGATCCGGACCTGCCCACCAGCACCGTGGACGTGACCGTGGACCCGGAGGGCCGCCCCACCTACCGCATCCACCGCCCCATCGCCTGGGACGCCATCGCCTGCCCCGACGCCCTCCGGAGCTGGGCGCCGGAGGCCGCCGCCATCTGCTACGGCAGCCTCGCCTGCCGCGACCCCCGGAGCCGCGAGAGCATCCTCGCCTTCCTGGCCTGCGCCGGCCGCGGCTGCCTCCGGGTCCTCGACATCAACCTGCGGCGGGACTGCTGGGAGCCCGCGGGCATCCTCGCCCTCCTGGGGTACTGCGACGTCCTGAAGCTCAACGAGGACGAGTTCCCCGTCGTCGCCGACCTGTGCGGGCTGCGCCCGGACCTGCAGGCCCTGCGCGCCGGCCTGGGGCTGAGGCTCGTGGCCCTCACCCTCGGCGAGCGGGGCAGCATTCTCTGCTCCGAGGAGGAGCGGATCGAGGCGCCCGGCCTGTCCGTCCCGGTGCGGGACACGGTCGGGGCCGGGGACGCCTTCACCGCCGCGTTGGTCGCTGGCTTGGTTTTTGGCCAGGACCTGCGGACCCTGCAGCGCCGAGCCACCCGGCTCTCCGCCTTCGTGTGCACCCAGGCAGGCGCCACGCCCGAGACCGCCGACTTCCTGCGCCGGGATCCCCACTTCCGCTGA
- the queA gene encoding tRNA preQ1(34) S-adenosylmethionine ribosyltransferase-isomerase QueA encodes MRRSAFHFDLPPELIAQHPAERRDGARLLVADAAAGTLRHAMIRDLPDLVPPGAVCVPNDVKVRHARLPLRRSGGGTGEALLLRALPGGAFEALVRPGSRLRPGKHALVVDEAGSVLAEVQIEAALDEGLRRVRVVGPGGDLDWDAVDAIGRLPLPPYIAHPADAEDEGRYQTVFHAAEGEAVAAPTAGLHFTPELIGALRARGCAWEPVRLHVGLGTFRPMTAEDLDDHVMHEERYEVPEAAAALLEPAFRERNRPVLAVGTTSLRTLEAAWDGERLARSGSTRLFIQPGYRLRTADHLLTNFHLPESTLFVLVSALLGLDFAQEAYREAVRERYRFFSYGDAMLILGARAGRD; translated from the coding sequence GTGCGTAGATCGGCCTTCCACTTCGACCTGCCCCCGGAGCTCATCGCGCAGCATCCCGCGGAGCGCCGCGACGGGGCGCGCCTCCTCGTGGCCGACGCGGCGGCGGGGACCCTCCGCCACGCCATGATCCGCGACCTGCCGGACCTGGTCCCCCCGGGCGCCGTCTGCGTGCCCAACGACGTGAAGGTGAGGCACGCGCGGCTCCCGCTCCGGCGATCCGGGGGCGGAACCGGCGAGGCCCTCCTGCTCCGGGCCCTGCCCGGCGGAGCCTTCGAGGCCCTCGTGCGGCCCGGGTCCCGCCTCCGCCCCGGCAAGCACGCCCTCGTGGTGGACGAGGCCGGCAGCGTCCTGGCCGAGGTCCAGATCGAGGCCGCCCTGGACGAGGGCCTGCGCCGGGTGCGCGTCGTCGGGCCCGGCGGGGACCTGGACTGGGACGCCGTGGACGCCATCGGCCGCCTCCCCCTGCCGCCCTACATCGCGCATCCCGCCGACGCCGAGGACGAGGGGCGCTACCAGACGGTCTTCCACGCCGCGGAGGGCGAGGCCGTGGCCGCCCCCACCGCGGGCCTCCACTTCACCCCGGAGCTGATCGGCGCCCTCCGCGCCCGCGGCTGCGCCTGGGAGCCGGTGCGCCTCCACGTGGGCCTGGGGACCTTCCGGCCCATGACCGCCGAGGACCTCGACGACCACGTGATGCACGAGGAGCGCTACGAGGTGCCGGAGGCCGCCGCCGCCCTGCTGGAGCCGGCCTTCCGGGAGCGGAACCGGCCCGTCCTGGCGGTGGGGACCACCAGCCTCCGCACCCTGGAGGCCGCCTGGGACGGCGAGCGCCTGGCCCGGTCCGGTTCCACCCGGCTCTTCATCCAGCCCGGCTACCGCCTCCGGACCGCGGACCACCTCCTCACCAACTTCCACCTGCCGGAGAGCACCCTTTTCGTCCTGGTGAGCGCCCTGCTGGGGCTGGACTTCGCCCAGGAGGCCTACCGGGAGGCGGTGCGGGAGCGCTACCGGTTCTTCAGCTACGGGGACGCCATGCTCATCCTGGGGGCGCGCGCCGGCCGGGACTGA
- a CDS encoding IS4 family transposase, which translates to MARTAATLPAGSRITDYMSLGVVAKTFPRAHVDEVLKRTGRTSARQRDLPAHVVVYYVIALALFMQASYGEVLRCLLEGVQWLMDKAVEPKVSHKSSISQARIRLGWEPMKLLHDEIVKPIATPQTRGAWFRDWRLVSIDGSTLDVPDEAEKEEAFGSLGSSRGKVAFPKVRFVCLCELGTHVMFGSRVDSYEVGEVTLAEDVLPLLEPGMLCLADRGFNCFKLWKLAQGTGADLLWRLRKDMNLPREKQLQDGSYLSTFYEYWYDRKKSTNGIRVRVVEYTLDGMEGAEPIYRLATTILDPEKAPARELAALYHERWEIESAFDELKTHLRGRQVTLRSKTPDLVRQEFYGMMMAHFSIRGLMHEAALKGDVDPDRLSFLHAVRVIRRKLTRFASLPPSGEAGIPSERPV; encoded by the coding sequence ATGGCGAGGACTGCGGCGACGCTCCCGGCAGGGAGTCGGATCACCGATTACATGAGCTTGGGGGTGGTGGCAAAGACCTTCCCCCGAGCACACGTGGACGAGGTTCTAAAGCGCACAGGCAGGACCAGTGCGCGGCAACGGGACCTGCCCGCCCATGTCGTCGTCTACTACGTGATCGCTCTCGCGTTATTCATGCAGGCTTCCTACGGTGAGGTGCTGCGATGCCTGCTGGAAGGCGTCCAATGGTTGATGGACAAGGCTGTCGAGCCGAAGGTCTCCCACAAATCCAGCATTTCCCAGGCCCGAATCCGACTTGGTTGGGAGCCGATGAAATTGCTTCACGACGAGATCGTCAAGCCGATCGCAACGCCTCAGACACGTGGTGCCTGGTTTCGGGACTGGCGTCTGGTGAGCATTGACGGAAGCACCCTTGATGTTCCGGATGAGGCTGAGAAGGAGGAAGCCTTCGGATCTCTGGGGTCATCGCGAGGCAAAGTCGCATTCCCGAAGGTCCGGTTTGTTTGCCTCTGTGAGCTTGGGACCCATGTGATGTTCGGGAGTCGCGTAGATTCCTATGAGGTCGGAGAGGTCACACTTGCGGAGGACGTGTTGCCCCTGCTCGAACCAGGGATGCTCTGCCTGGCCGATCGCGGATTCAATTGCTTCAAGCTATGGAAGTTGGCCCAAGGAACCGGGGCTGATCTCCTTTGGCGCCTGCGTAAGGACATGAACCTGCCCAGGGAGAAGCAACTGCAGGATGGAAGCTACCTGAGCACCTTCTACGAGTATTGGTATGACCGGAAGAAGTCCACGAATGGAATTCGGGTCCGCGTTGTGGAATACACCCTGGATGGGATGGAGGGAGCGGAACCGATCTACCGCCTGGCGACTACCATCCTCGATCCAGAGAAAGCCCCAGCCAGGGAATTGGCTGCCCTCTATCACGAGCGATGGGAGATCGAGAGTGCGTTCGATGAATTGAAGACCCATCTCCGGGGTCGCCAGGTAACCCTTCGAAGCAAGACGCCTGACCTGGTCAGACAGGAGTTCTACGGGATGATGATGGCCCACTTTTCCATCCGCGGCCTGATGCATGAAGCGGCCCTGAAGGGGGATGTCGATCCCGATCGCTTATCGTTCCTGCACGCAGTTCGGGTGATTCGCCGCAAGCTGACGCGTTTCGCGTCTCTCCCCCCCTCGGGAGAGGCCGGCATTCCATCAGAGCGTCCTGTCTGA
- a CDS encoding O-methyltransferase: MGTAAWSIILLLTLALGAASYTCWSYQRRLHLLHGKAMGWPLPSLRLEEFDELFKRDDLGPLPERCEVAFLGRGDGVPSGTTDLEAWVLAVLAKRALNLFEFGTCSGRTAYLWARNSPPEARIVTLTLAPDQRDDFRPEATDTAKARAVSLEESCFTRFRYTGTDVEAKVTQIFSDSKLFDETPFAGTMDLVFIDGSHAYSYCRSDTEKALRMLRPGGIILWHDYAATRGRASKGVFQYLNTLRHSLPVAHLRGTTLAVYRSPSA, from the coding sequence ATGGGCACCGCCGCCTGGTCCATCATCCTGCTGCTCACCCTGGCCCTGGGGGCCGCAAGTTACACCTGCTGGTCTTATCAGCGGCGCCTCCACCTCCTCCACGGCAAGGCGATGGGCTGGCCGCTTCCCTCCCTCCGGCTGGAAGAGTTTGATGAACTGTTCAAGCGTGATGACCTGGGACCCCTGCCCGAGCGCTGCGAGGTGGCCTTCCTGGGGCGGGGGGACGGGGTCCCCTCCGGCACCACGGACCTGGAGGCCTGGGTGCTGGCCGTGCTCGCGAAGCGGGCCTTGAACCTCTTCGAATTCGGCACCTGCTCCGGCCGCACCGCCTACCTCTGGGCCCGGAACAGCCCGCCGGAGGCGCGCATCGTCACCCTCACCCTGGCCCCCGACCAGCGGGACGACTTCCGGCCCGAGGCCACGGACACCGCCAAGGCCCGGGCGGTCTCCCTGGAGGAGTCCTGCTTCACCCGCTTCCGCTACACGGGGACCGACGTGGAGGCCAAGGTCACCCAGATCTTCTCGGACAGCAAGCTCTTCGACGAGACGCCCTTCGCCGGGACCATGGACCTCGTCTTCATCGACGGCTCCCATGCGTACAGCTACTGCCGCAGCGACACGGAGAAGGCCCTTCGCATGCTCCGGCCCGGGGGCATCATCCTCTGGCACGACTACGCCGCCACCCGGGGCCGCGCCTCGAAGGGGGTCTTCCAGTACCTCAACACCCTCCGGCACAGCCTCCCGGTCGCCCACCTCCGGGGGACCACCCTCGCGGTCTACCGGTCCCCTTCCGCCTGA
- a CDS encoding GxxExxY protein: MGRHWGEVDGEDHPHKEITQAIIGEAIEIQKALGHGLLEDPYKVCLAHSLRLAGHKVKREVFLDIEWRGLVVERAYRLDLLVDDLVVVEAKAEWRSACSSISVSGLSKTVESSG, from the coding sequence ATGGGAAGGCATTGGGGAGAGGTCGACGGGGAGGATCATCCGCACAAGGAGATCACCCAGGCCATCATCGGGGAGGCCATCGAGATCCAGAAGGCTCTGGGGCACGGACTCCTGGAAGATCCCTACAAGGTCTGTCTGGCGCACTCCCTGAGACTGGCCGGCCATAAGGTGAAGCGGGAGGTTTTCCTGGATATCGAGTGGAGGGGGCTTGTGGTTGAGCGGGCCTATCGGCTGGATTTGCTGGTTGACGACCTCGTGGTCGTGGAGGCGAAGGCGGAATGGAGGTCGGCCTGCTCCTCAATTTCCGTCAGTGGCCTTTCAAAGACGGTGGAATCAAGCGGGTGA
- a CDS encoding metallophosphoesterase family protein, producing MQIKFSEDIILDSRRAILLPRQETLVIADLFLGLGAGRRKRPDALPNGQQHEIWERLLGLLDDFKPRRVAILGDIKPNQGHLEDEEAEELRLLFRKLAGHRREVVQVVGHPERSWGPSLEGTGIQPMDTYRVGSHTLMHRRRIFVYPRHDPPNGFWINGGLHPLFAVPIGETGSEWLRYPAFLFTGFALVMPSFVSYAQGWEVMQPERLPKQARAWKVVGDNLLSPLSLPDLPPPPESLRLITRPPTKGRHREGKGGEA from the coding sequence ATGCAGATCAAGTTCTCGGAAGACATCATCCTCGACAGCCGGAGAGCCATCCTCCTGCCCCGCCAGGAGACCCTGGTCATCGCCGACCTGTTCCTGGGGTTGGGGGCCGGACGGCGGAAGCGCCCGGACGCACTTCCGAATGGCCAGCAGCACGAGATCTGGGAGCGCCTCCTGGGCCTGCTCGATGACTTCAAGCCGCGCCGGGTGGCCATCCTGGGCGACATCAAGCCCAACCAGGGGCACCTGGAGGACGAGGAGGCCGAGGAACTGCGCCTCCTGTTCCGCAAGCTGGCCGGCCACCGCCGGGAGGTCGTGCAGGTGGTGGGCCACCCCGAACGGAGCTGGGGCCCGTCCCTGGAGGGGACCGGGATCCAGCCCATGGACACCTACCGCGTGGGCTCGCACACCCTCATGCACCGCCGCCGCATCTTCGTCTACCCCCGCCACGACCCGCCCAACGGCTTCTGGATCAACGGCGGGCTCCATCCGCTCTTCGCGGTGCCCATCGGGGAGACCGGGTCGGAGTGGCTGCGGTACCCCGCCTTCCTCTTCACGGGCTTCGCCCTCGTGATGCCCTCCTTCGTTTCGTACGCCCAGGGCTGGGAGGTCATGCAGCCCGAGCGCCTGCCCAAGCAGGCCCGCGCCTGGAAGGTGGTCGGCGACAACCTGCTGTCCCCCCTTTCCCTGCCCGATCTGCCCCCGCCCCCCGAATCCCTTCGGCTCATCACCCGGCCGCCCACCAAGGGCCGGCACCGGGAGGGGAAGGGCGGCGAGGCCTGA